The Fibrobacter sp. UWB2 genome window below encodes:
- a CDS encoding glycosyltransferase family 2 protein encodes MDNAVKVCAIVPVYRHENASRHVVKSLVDLNIPVILIDDGNASEGHEILVQIAKEFANVELVTHKCNLGKGAAMRSGMDAAVVAGFTHALQVDADGQHDMKAIPFFINETKEHPEDLICGYPEYDESVPKAREQGRKITNFWVAIETLSLKIPDAMCGFRVYPLKTSWPVMKRLHNNRMGFDIEIIVRLAWAGVPMRFFPVKVNYPKDGVSNFRMFHDNVVISMTHTMLCFGMFFRLPLLLSRRLFKKK; translated from the coding sequence GTGGATAATGCGGTAAAAGTTTGCGCCATAGTGCCTGTTTATCGCCACGAAAATGCATCGCGCCATGTCGTGAAATCCCTTGTCGATTTGAACATTCCTGTGATTCTCATTGACGATGGAAACGCTTCTGAAGGTCATGAAATTCTTGTGCAGATTGCAAAAGAATTTGCGAATGTCGAACTTGTGACGCATAAATGCAATCTTGGCAAAGGCGCTGCAATGCGTTCTGGTATGGATGCTGCTGTTGTGGCGGGTTTCACGCACGCTTTGCAGGTCGATGCCGACGGCCAACACGATATGAAGGCGATTCCGTTTTTTATAAACGAGACGAAGGAACATCCTGAAGACTTGATTTGCGGTTACCCGGAATACGATGAATCTGTGCCCAAGGCTCGAGAACAGGGCCGAAAGATTACGAATTTTTGGGTGGCGATTGAAACGCTTTCGCTCAAGATTCCCGATGCCATGTGCGGTTTCCGTGTGTATCCGCTTAAGACGTCTTGGCCTGTGATGAAACGTTTGCACAACAATCGTATGGGATTCGATATCGAAATTATTGTTAGGCTTGCGTGGGCAGGCGTGCCGATGCGCTTTTTCCCGGTGAAGGTGAATTACCCGAAAGATGGTGTTTCGAACTTTAGAATGTTCCATGACAACGTTGTGATTTCGATGACGCATACGATGCTTTGCTTTGGCATGTTCTTTAGGCTCCCTTTGCTTTTGTCGCGCCGCCTGTTTAAAAAGAAATAG
- a CDS encoding lipid A biosynthesis acyltransferase codes for MSKHWSEIEEVGGSVWHFRFMLWVVCHLPLFLVELCTAVICFFFWLGAAPVRARSKIYLEHLRKLGVRVGAFGTYKHILSFALSMVEKLRGWKGAIKLNQIESQNDDLQMLVSQMNQGQGAFLLCSHLGNMEMLRSLTEYGEFHTSRKFQVFPVVDLSGSKKFNALLRELNPELMENVIDANSIDVDSAIWMKEKIADGNLVVIAGDRTSAHTRNRVLETTFLGETANFPEGAFSLAGILNAPVYFVFAIRKHDFNIRSSYEMHVVRAKTNLDCLRKERPVRLKMLLQEYTELLERLCKEHPYQWYNFYNFWDRLDK; via the coding sequence ATGAGCAAGCATTGGTCCGAAATTGAAGAAGTGGGCGGAAGTGTTTGGCATTTCCGTTTTATGCTTTGGGTCGTGTGCCATTTGCCGTTGTTTCTTGTTGAATTGTGTACGGCTGTAATATGCTTCTTTTTCTGGCTTGGGGCTGCACCTGTTCGTGCGCGTTCGAAAATTTATTTGGAACACTTGCGAAAATTGGGCGTACGCGTGGGTGCGTTTGGAACGTATAAGCACATCCTTTCGTTTGCGCTTTCGATGGTCGAAAAGTTACGAGGCTGGAAGGGCGCAATCAAGCTCAATCAGATTGAATCGCAGAATGACGACTTGCAGATGCTCGTTTCGCAAATGAATCAAGGGCAGGGTGCGTTTCTGCTTTGTTCGCATCTAGGCAATATGGAAATGCTTCGTTCGCTCACTGAATATGGCGAGTTCCATACTTCGAGAAAGTTTCAGGTTTTCCCGGTAGTCGATTTGTCGGGATCGAAAAAGTTCAATGCGCTTTTGCGTGAACTGAATCCGGAATTGATGGAAAATGTAATTGATGCTAATTCCATTGATGTGGATTCAGCCATTTGGATGAAAGAGAAAATTGCAGATGGAAATCTTGTGGTGATTGCGGGAGATCGTACATCTGCTCATACGCGAAATCGTGTACTCGAAACAACGTTCTTGGGTGAGACTGCGAATTTCCCGGAAGGCGCTTTTTCACTGGCGGGCATTTTGAACGCTCCCGTTTACTTTGTATTTGCGATTCGCAAACATGACTTTAATATCCGTTCGTCTTACGAAATGCACGTGGTGCGTGCCAAGACGAATTTGGACTGTTTGCGCAAGGAACGCCCTGTGCGCTTAAAAATGCTTTTGCAGGAATACACTGAGCTGTTGGAAAGGCTGTGTAAAGAACATCCTTATCAGTGGTACAATTTCTACAATTTTTGGGACAGGTTAGATAAATAG
- the hutH gene encoding histidine ammonia-lyase has protein sequence MKTVVIGNGKLSIEDVVAIAKKQVAVELDSSAEFQRKIDSGAEFLDEALAEHGGIYGVTTGYGDSCTQVLPPEHYSQLPINLTRFHGCGLGDYFDAETTRAIMAVRLNTLAQGFSGVSYALLKIITQFLQNDILPLIPQEGSVGASGDLTPLSYLAGAVIGERNVMYKGERRSSLDVMKELGITPHKFRPKEAIAIMNGTAAMNAVACMAYSRAEYLSDLACRITAMITVAMKGNAYHYYERLFEAKPHPGLGFAAKKIREALNLDVAKNVVPEKIQDPYSLRCAPHVIGLFYDSSAFLRQLIEIELNSANDNPIVDPFTKNIFHGGHFYGGHICLAMDTLKNMVANIADLLDRQLAMIVDIKFNRHLPPNLAGSKGNYDINHGFKAVQIGVSAWTAEALHLTMPMSVFSRSTECHNQDKVSMGTIAARDCIRVLELSEQVAAATLLASAQALRIRLERGEISEDRLKNLQETYNQVFSKFAPLECDRQLEQDLRNTLELIRQKFYAV, from the coding sequence ATGAAAACCGTCGTTATTGGAAACGGTAAACTCTCGATTGAAGATGTTGTTGCGATTGCGAAAAAGCAAGTCGCAGTGGAACTTGATAGTTCTGCGGAATTCCAGAGAAAGATTGATTCTGGTGCAGAATTCTTGGACGAAGCGCTTGCAGAACATGGTGGCATTTATGGCGTGACAACAGGATATGGTGATTCCTGCACGCAGGTGTTGCCGCCGGAACATTACAGCCAGCTCCCGATCAACTTGACGCGTTTTCATGGATGCGGTCTCGGCGATTATTTTGATGCGGAGACGACCCGTGCAATTATGGCGGTGCGTTTGAATACGCTTGCGCAAGGTTTCTCGGGCGTGAGCTATGCGCTTTTGAAAATCATTACGCAGTTTTTGCAGAACGATATTTTGCCGCTTATTCCGCAGGAAGGTTCCGTGGGGGCAAGTGGCGACTTGACTCCGCTTTCGTATTTGGCGGGTGCCGTGATTGGCGAACGCAATGTGATGTACAAGGGTGAACGACGTTCTTCTCTGGATGTGATGAAGGAACTGGGGATTACTCCGCATAAGTTCCGTCCGAAAGAAGCGATTGCTATCATGAACGGTACTGCGGCGATGAACGCAGTTGCTTGCATGGCTTATTCTCGTGCGGAATACCTTTCTGATCTTGCTTGTCGAATTACTGCGATGATTACGGTTGCGATGAAGGGCAATGCGTATCACTATTATGAACGCTTGTTCGAAGCAAAACCGCATCCGGGCCTTGGCTTTGCCGCAAAGAAAATTCGTGAAGCCTTGAATCTCGATGTGGCGAAGAATGTGGTTCCCGAGAAAATCCAGGACCCGTATTCTTTGCGTTGCGCTCCGCATGTGATTGGACTTTTTTATGATTCTAGCGCGTTCTTGCGCCAATTGATTGAAATTGAACTCAACAGTGCCAATGACAATCCGATTGTAGATCCGTTCACAAAGAACATTTTCCACGGTGGGCATTTCTATGGCGGGCATATTTGCCTTGCGATGGATACGCTCAAGAACATGGTTGCAAACATTGCGGACCTTTTGGACCGTCAGCTAGCGATGATTGTCGATATCAAGTTTAATCGCCATTTGCCGCCGAATCTTGCAGGGAGCAAGGGCAATTACGATATCAATCATGGCTTTAAGGCGGTGCAGATTGGTGTATCTGCTTGGACGGCAGAAGCTTTGCATTTGACGATGCCGATGAGCGTGTTCAGCCGTTCGACAGAATGCCACAACCAAGACAAGGTCAGCATGGGGACGATTGCGGCCCGCGACTGCATCCGCGTCTTGGAGCTTTCGGAACAGGTGGCAGCGGCAACGCTTCTGGCTTCGGCTCAGGCACTTCGCATACGCTTGGAACGAGGTGAAATTTCGGAAGACCGCCTTAAGAATCTTCAAGAGACTTACAATCAGGTGTTCTCGAAGTTTGCTCCGCTTGAATGTGACCGTCAGCTGGAGCAGGATTTGCGCAATACGCTGGAGCTGATTCGCCAGAAATTTTACGCTGTATAA
- a CDS encoding thioesterase family protein produces MAVKKIKETIEFQVEFYDVDSMQVAWHGNYVKFMEVARCALLRKIGYDYNEMTRSGYIWPVVDLHIKYIRPMTFMQRIRAEVTLEEFEVCMKLSYKFMDAETGALLTKAESTQMAVEVKTKDSLWACPACFVDKVRAFLANDKVV; encoded by the coding sequence ATGGCAGTAAAAAAAATTAAGGAAACGATCGAATTTCAAGTTGAATTTTACGATGTCGATTCTATGCAAGTCGCATGGCATGGCAATTATGTAAAGTTCATGGAAGTCGCCCGTTGCGCACTTTTACGTAAAATTGGGTATGATTATAACGAAATGACGCGTAGCGGTTACATCTGGCCCGTCGTAGATTTGCATATTAAATATATCCGTCCGATGACTTTTATGCAGAGGATTCGTGCTGAGGTGACGCTTGAGGAATTCGAAGTCTGCATGAAACTCTCGTACAAGTTTATGGATGCCGAAACGGGTGCCTTGCTCACCAAAGCAGAAAGTACCCAGATGGCGGTTGAAGTGAAAACGAAAGATTCGCTTTGGGCTTGCCCAGCTTGCTTTGTGGACAAGGTCAGAGCGTTCTTGGCAAACGATAAGGTGGTGTAA
- a CDS encoding outer membrane lipoprotein carrier protein LolA, with product MRMSCRNIGVLLLTVLLGIGSSMADVFERPLSAKNRPELEKSLAKVMDYQVATGDFKQTKSIQKLNREFVSTGTFRISKKAGIIWKTQKPVFSELAIHNAGIVERDTNGQIRTLLPKENPIFAEVSNNIQSLFSGKVTELEKNFKVFYEKKSCGFRIGLIPREAMVRMLVDNVVMDACKNVDRIVITDGEKIPTTLDFLNYKVSKK from the coding sequence ATGCGTATGTCCTGTCGAAATATTGGCGTTTTGCTTTTGACAGTTTTGCTTGGCATTGGTTCATCAATGGCGGATGTCTTTGAACGCCCGTTGAGTGCTAAAAACAGGCCGGAACTTGAAAAATCCTTGGCAAAAGTCATGGATTATCAGGTGGCTACGGGCGATTTTAAGCAGACCAAGTCCATTCAAAAGCTCAATCGCGAATTTGTTTCGACGGGAACGTTCCGCATTTCTAAAAAGGCGGGAATCATCTGGAAAACGCAAAAGCCCGTATTCTCTGAACTTGCTATCCATAACGCGGGCATTGTCGAACGCGATACTAATGGACAAATTCGCACATTGTTGCCAAAGGAAAATCCTATCTTTGCAGAAGTCTCGAACAATATCCAATCGCTTTTTTCTGGAAAAGTCACGGAATTGGAGAAAAACTTCAAAGTCTTTTACGAAAAAAAGTCTTGTGGTTTTAGAATCGGACTGATTCCGCGTGAGGCGATGGTCCGCATGCTCGTGGATAACGTCGTGATGGATGCCTGCAAAAACGTGGATAGGATTGTTATTACGGATGGCGAAAAAATTCCAACGACTTTGGATTTTCTGAATTATAAGGTCTCGAAAAAATGA
- a CDS encoding MMPL family transporter codes for MNAKSGIILWVVIHAILIVLGISVPWKMDSDLYSILPDSNEIKNVSAAEKTLSSRSMRNITVLVGHENFEVARKVAASLDSIFKGDSSIEESRLYVDEKTLNETREFLFEHRYTIQGEDVREAFFNLNHKFLELAALQKIYGSFSMANLNRLDEDPYLLGEASFDNFMKKTLTSSTHFSLRDGVLAAQDSGMTYVMWNAVLSENVSSLATDDHVIGRLNHVLDSLENTNLGLRISASGVPFHSYESSSEAKREVAWISGVSIVLILLLLLYVFRSAVPILATLSTIAVAIFTALTFTWFVFGNVHVFTFVFGTSVIGVSIDYAVHFFTNWKSGLRNVRSKIFKGLLLGFLTTEVSYVALIFADFTLLRQMAVFSIVGLLSSFLTITLLFHAVFEKPRNVRTKNEAIAVKNLPLSVPKKFIKCYSNLPTWVIVLFFVFLAIALVPGLRTLNIHTDLGSLYSMSDKLKAGEAMNRKLNDIGISSNYFIVDGETEQDVLEQEELLTERLLQAEKKNLLKSHLAVSSFIPSQTTQRKTFENAQKLLNDDLTKEYLTSIGVQNDSLLDASLKEAPKYVGLEDLNQFPSSIRSMVEMLWVGAVEISQGKKFYSAVFPLHATDAFDAKQMAKSMPHVYVVNKMQNINESFTKISRVSLTLVGLAYIVMFFILVFVYKFTGALKILRAPVLASLFAASVFGYAGIEFNFFAIVGVILTLGIGIDYALFFREGGRQKSVTALAVMLSAATTLISFGGLVYSGFTPVWTFGLAVLLGISCCFVLSPLCAKR; via the coding sequence TTGAACGCAAAATCGGGAATTATTCTGTGGGTGGTGATTCACGCCATCTTGATTGTTCTCGGCATTTCTGTGCCGTGGAAGATGGATTCCGACTTGTATTCGATTCTGCCGGATTCCAATGAAATCAAGAATGTGAGCGCTGCCGAAAAAACGCTTAGCTCACGTTCTATGCGTAACATAACGGTACTAGTTGGGCATGAAAATTTTGAAGTGGCTCGCAAAGTTGCCGCCTCTCTCGATAGCATTTTCAAGGGCGACTCCTCCATTGAGGAATCGCGACTTTATGTTGACGAAAAGACGCTGAATGAAACTCGCGAATTTCTATTCGAACATCGTTATACGATTCAAGGGGAAGATGTTCGTGAAGCGTTCTTTAATTTGAATCATAAATTTTTGGAACTTGCAGCATTGCAAAAAATCTATGGTTCGTTTTCTATGGCGAATTTAAATCGCCTGGATGAAGACCCGTATTTGCTTGGCGAAGCCTCCTTTGATAATTTCATGAAAAAAACGCTAACATCGTCTACGCATTTTAGCTTGCGCGATGGTGTCCTTGCGGCGCAAGATTCTGGCATGACGTACGTGATGTGGAACGCGGTGCTTTCTGAAAATGTATCATCTCTTGCAACAGATGATCATGTAATCGGCCGTTTGAATCATGTGCTCGATTCTTTAGAAAATACGAATTTGGGATTGCGTATTTCAGCTTCGGGCGTGCCGTTCCACAGTTATGAAAGCTCGAGTGAGGCTAAGCGGGAAGTGGCGTGGATCTCGGGTGTGTCTATTGTTTTGATTTTGCTGTTGTTGCTTTACGTGTTCCGTTCGGCGGTTCCGATTTTGGCAACACTTTCGACGATTGCTGTTGCCATTTTTACGGCACTTACATTTACATGGTTCGTGTTTGGCAATGTTCATGTATTTACGTTTGTCTTTGGCACGAGCGTCATAGGCGTGAGTATCGATTATGCAGTACATTTCTTTACGAATTGGAAGTCTGGGTTGCGTAATGTCCGTTCTAAGATTTTCAAGGGATTGTTGCTTGGGTTCTTGACAACAGAAGTAAGCTATGTGGCGCTTATCTTTGCCGATTTTACGTTGTTGCGCCAGATGGCTGTGTTCTCAATCGTCGGGCTTTTGAGCTCGTTCTTGACGATAACACTTTTGTTCCACGCTGTATTTGAAAAACCGAGAAATGTTAGAACGAAAAATGAAGCTATTGCTGTAAAGAATCTTCCTTTATCTGTTCCTAAAAAATTCATAAAGTGCTATTCGAATTTACCCACATGGGTTATCGTTCTTTTCTTTGTCTTTTTAGCAATTGCTTTGGTACCTGGGCTTCGTACACTCAACATCCATACGGATTTGGGTAGTCTTTATTCGATGAGTGATAAGCTTAAGGCGGGGGAGGCTATGAATAGAAAATTGAATGATATTGGTATTTCGTCAAACTATTTTATTGTAGATGGTGAGACTGAACAGGATGTTTTAGAACAGGAAGAACTGCTCACGGAACGCCTCTTGCAAGCCGAAAAGAAAAATTTGTTAAAGTCTCATTTAGCGGTATCGAGCTTTATACCATCGCAAACGACGCAGAGGAAAACTTTTGAAAATGCCCAAAAGTTGCTCAATGATGATTTGACGAAAGAATATCTGACGAGCATTGGCGTTCAGAACGATTCTTTGCTTGATGCAAGTTTAAAAGAAGCGCCGAAATATGTAGGACTCGAGGACTTGAATCAATTCCCATCTTCAATTCGTTCAATGGTTGAAATGCTTTGGGTTGGTGCTGTTGAAATTTCGCAAGGAAAAAAGTTTTATAGCGCTGTTTTCCCGCTGCATGCAACGGATGCTTTTGATGCTAAACAAATGGCCAAAAGTATGCCTCACGTTTACGTCGTGAACAAAATGCAGAATATCAATGAATCATTTACGAAAATATCCCGAGTTTCGCTGACACTTGTCGGTTTGGCCTATATTGTGATGTTCTTTATTCTTGTGTTTGTGTACAAATTTACAGGTGCTTTGAAAATTTTGCGAGCCCCTGTTTTGGCGAGCCTCTTTGCGGCTTCGGTCTTTGGTTACGCTGGAATTGAATTCAATTTCTTTGCCATTGTCGGTGTCATTTTAACGCTCGGCATAGGTATTGACTACGCTCTGTTCTTTAGGGAAGGTGGTCGACAAAAATCGGTTACCGCTCTTGCGGTGATGCTTTCTGCGGCAACAACGCTCATCTCGTTCGGGGGTCTTGTGTACAGTGGCTTTACTCCGGTTTGGACGTTTGGCTTAGCTGTATTGCTTGGCATTTCTTGCTGTTTCGTGCTATCTCCGCTCTGCGCCAAACGTTAA
- a CDS encoding beta-ketoacyl synthase N-terminal-like domain-containing protein translates to MKRPVYINDFSLRCILGSDEAQVLDSLTNGKRGTFTTYDVAGVMRPAATIDPATLAPVPEQKFDNRVNRLSQAAFSGIENTIRKAVEKFGADRVGIFLGSCDNGSEASMAALKCFKETGAFPEGYILDYQRADFPAQFIAQRFGITGMLSVHSTACASSASAFVSARNNLYAGNCDVAIVGGVDIASLSVILGFASLEAMSDKPTNPFSANRSGLTLGDAAVFFVVTKEPCAELCTAKCEGLKVVGFGESADADHITAPRADGEGAYQAMKAALNDAGLDASQIGYVNLHGTGTELNDAMESRAINRLFGEASHADVPVSSTKALTGHTLGAAGALELAFCCMALKNDVLPAHLFDGVVDPKLPPVHLVKPGETAKDLKYCMSNSFAFGGCNVSLIVENG, encoded by the coding sequence ATGAAACGACCTGTGTACATTAACGATTTTAGCCTTCGTTGCATTTTAGGTAGCGACGAGGCTCAAGTTCTTGATTCGCTCACGAATGGCAAACGTGGGACTTTTACCACGTACGATGTTGCCGGTGTCATGCGCCCTGCGGCGACGATTGACCCAGCTACGCTTGCTCCTGTCCCTGAACAAAAGTTTGATAACCGCGTGAACCGCTTGTCTCAAGCGGCGTTCTCTGGAATCGAAAATACGATTCGCAAAGCGGTTGAAAAGTTCGGTGCTGACCGCGTGGGCATTTTCTTGGGTTCATGCGATAATGGTTCCGAAGCTTCAATGGCGGCGCTCAAATGCTTTAAAGAAACTGGAGCATTCCCTGAAGGTTACATTCTTGATTACCAGCGCGCTGATTTTCCAGCACAGTTTATTGCGCAACGCTTTGGAATCACGGGAATGCTTTCGGTTCATTCGACCGCTTGTGCGTCTAGCGCAAGTGCGTTTGTTTCGGCGCGCAATAATCTTTACGCAGGCAATTGCGATGTCGCGATTGTGGGCGGTGTCGATATTGCTTCGCTCTCGGTGATTCTTGGTTTTGCTTCGCTCGAAGCTATGAGTGATAAGCCGACAAATCCTTTTAGTGCAAACCGTTCAGGCCTTACACTTGGCGATGCCGCTGTTTTCTTTGTCGTTACAAAAGAACCTTGTGCTGAACTTTGCACTGCAAAATGCGAAGGCCTAAAGGTTGTTGGTTTTGGCGAAAGTGCCGATGCCGACCATATTACGGCTCCGCGTGCCGATGGGGAAGGCGCTTATCAGGCAATGAAGGCCGCTCTTAATGATGCCGGGCTTGATGCTTCTCAAATCGGTTATGTGAATTTGCATGGAACAGGAACAGAACTGAACGACGCCATGGAATCGCGTGCAATCAACCGTCTTTTCGGTGAAGCAAGTCACGCTGACGTTCCCGTTAGCTCAACGAAGGCTTTGACGGGGCATACGCTTGGTGCGGCTGGCGCATTGGAACTTGCTTTCTGTTGCATGGCTCTAAAAAATGATGTTCTCCCGGCTCATCTTTTTGATGGCGTCGTCGATCCGAAACTCCCGCCGGTTCATTTGGTAAAGCCTGGCGAGACTGCAAAAGACCTCAAATATTGCATGAGCAATTCTTTTGCATTCGGTGGTTGTAATGTGTCTTTGATTGTTGAAAATGGTTAG
- a CDS encoding thioester dehydrase codes for MTEDFDTKDLVSELVPHKGKMLLLDRVRDYDLKENSITTEIDIARDNMFYEEELGGVPVWVAFEYMAQSVSALSGICGRAKGEKPKTGFIMSVSGFKADVPVFKEGETVVVNVLENIRMDKAVTFEGSATVNGTLAVTAKLNTVEVDDPKSSLNLN; via the coding sequence ATGACAGAAGATTTTGATACAAAAGATTTAGTCAGTGAACTTGTGCCGCACAAGGGCAAAATGCTTTTGCTCGACCGCGTACGCGATTACGATTTAAAAGAAAATTCCATCACGACTGAAATTGATATCGCTCGCGATAACATGTTCTATGAAGAAGAACTTGGTGGCGTACCCGTGTGGGTTGCTTTTGAATATATGGCTCAAAGCGTTTCTGCGTTGTCTGGAATTTGTGGCCGTGCCAAAGGCGAAAAACCAAAGACCGGTTTTATCATGAGCGTGAGTGGCTTCAAGGCCGATGTCCCTGTTTTTAAGGAGGGCGAAACCGTTGTGGTCAACGTTCTTGAAAATATCCGCATGGACAAGGCGGTGACTTTTGAAGGTTCAGCAACGGTCAACGGAACGCTTGCTGTAACGGCGAAACTCAATACGGTCGAAGTCGATGACCCTAAAAGTTCGTTAAATTTAAATTGA
- the fabG gene encoding 3-oxoacyl-ACP reductase FabG, protein MENEKSVLITGASGGIGLAIAEAVAKEGYTVVAHYNRNSAPIDELAERIRANGGKIRTLQFNICDREQCKEVIEKDITENGVYYGVVTNAGVCADAAFPAMTDEFWDKVLNTNLNGFYNVVHPIVLPMCRKRKGRIITISSVSGVIGNRGQVNYSASKAGLIGATKALATELASRNITVNSVAPGVIETEMIKDAPLDMILPTIPMKRVGKPEEVAATVVFLLSEGAAYITRQVISVNGGLA, encoded by the coding sequence ATGGAAAATGAAAAGTCAGTTTTGATTACGGGTGCAAGTGGCGGAATTGGTCTTGCCATTGCCGAAGCTGTCGCGAAAGAAGGCTACACAGTTGTTGCTCATTACAATAGAAACTCCGCACCGATTGATGAACTAGCCGAACGCATCCGAGCCAATGGCGGTAAAATTCGCACATTGCAGTTCAATATTTGCGATCGTGAACAGTGCAAAGAAGTTATTGAAAAAGACATTACCGAAAATGGCGTGTACTATGGCGTTGTGACAAATGCTGGTGTCTGTGCCGACGCCGCATTCCCGGCGATGACCGACGAATTTTGGGACAAAGTCTTGAATACAAACTTGAACGGTTTTTACAACGTCGTCCATCCAATTGTGTTGCCGATGTGCCGTAAGCGCAAAGGCCGCATTATTACGATTTCGTCTGTTTCTGGCGTGATTGGAAACCGCGGTCAGGTCAACTATAGCGCATCCAAGGCTGGCCTTATTGGCGCGACGAAAGCGCTTGCTACAGAACTTGCGAGCCGCAATATCACTGTGAATAGTGTGGCTCCGGGCGTCATTGAAACTGAAATGATTAAGGACGCTCCGCTCGATATGATTCTCCCGACAATCCCGATGAAGCGCGTGGGTAAACCCGAAGAAGTCGCGGCTACTGTTGTATTCCTGCTTTCTGAAGGTGCTGCGTACATTACGCGCCAGGTCATCTCGGTCAATGGAGGCTTGGCGTGA
- a CDS encoding beta-ketoacyl-ACP synthase: MSRRVVVTGGSCVTSLGMELDEIFSELKSLKNHIVRMDDWDKYAQMNTRLAGPILYDLPEYPRKKVRGAGRVGVLAITSADKAMQMAGLAGEKELLKSGRVGVAYGSSMGSVCPLLDFVSMQNPPYNCANVSVTTYIQSMPQTCAVNVSLFFGLTGRLITTNTACTSGSLSIGYAYEAIKYGMQDVMIAGGAEELAATETAVFDTLFATSVKNSTPELTPAPYDRDRDGLVIGEGAGTLVLEEYEHAKARGAHIYAELVGFGHNTDGEHITQPKKDTMQRALELALKDAEISTDAIGYVNGHGTATHHGDIAESWATYNAFKQRAVAISSLKSYMGHTLGACGGIEAWLGINMMNRGWFSPNLNLKNVDPECAPLDYITGSGREIDTEYFMSNNFAFGGINTSLIFKRV, encoded by the coding sequence GTGAGTCGTCGAGTTGTCGTTACCGGAGGCAGTTGCGTTACATCTTTAGGGATGGAATTGGATGAAATTTTTTCGGAACTCAAGTCTCTGAAAAATCACATCGTCCGTATGGATGATTGGGACAAGTATGCGCAAATGAATACGCGTCTGGCGGGCCCGATTCTCTATGATTTGCCGGAATACCCACGCAAAAAAGTTCGCGGTGCAGGCCGTGTGGGCGTGCTGGCGATTACATCTGCGGATAAGGCTATGCAAATGGCTGGCCTTGCGGGTGAAAAGGAACTTCTCAAGTCTGGCCGTGTGGGCGTTGCCTACGGTTCTTCGATGGGAAGCGTGTGTCCGCTTTTGGATTTTGTCTCCATGCAGAATCCGCCGTACAACTGCGCTAATGTTTCTGTGACAACGTATATCCAGTCCATGCCGCAGACATGCGCTGTGAACGTAAGCCTTTTCTTTGGCCTTACGGGACGACTCATTACGACGAATACCGCTTGCACGAGTGGTAGCCTTTCCATCGGTTACGCTTATGAAGCCATCAAGTACGGTATGCAAGATGTGATGATTGCAGGCGGTGCCGAAGAGCTTGCCGCTACAGAAACGGCTGTGTTCGACACGCTTTTTGCAACGAGCGTTAAAAATTCGACGCCCGAACTTACGCCTGCTCCGTACGATCGCGACCGAGACGGCCTTGTTATCGGCGAGGGCGCGGGAACGCTTGTGCTTGAAGAATATGAACATGCCAAAGCTCGTGGCGCACACATTTATGCAGAACTCGTCGGCTTTGGGCATAATACGGATGGCGAACACATCACGCAACCCAAGAAAGATACGATGCAACGTGCGTTGGAATTGGCTTTAAAAGATGCTGAAATCTCGACGGATGCGATTGGCTATGTGAATGGCCATGGAACCGCAACGCATCATGGCGATATTGCTGAAAGCTGGGCGACATACAACGCTTTTAAGCAACGTGCTGTGGCGATTTCTAGCCTTAAAAGCTACATGGGCCATACGCTTGGTGCATGCGGCGGTATTGAGGCTTGGCTTGGCATCAACATGATGAATCGCGGATGGTTTAGCCCGAATTTGAACTTGAAAAATGTGGACCCGGAATGCGCTCCGCTGGATTACATCACGGGTTCCGGGCGTGAAATTGATACGGAATATTTTATGTCGAACAACTTTGCGTTCGGCGGCATAAATACTTCGCTTATCTTCAAACGCGTTTAA